A segment of the Lolium perenne isolate Kyuss_39 chromosome 3, Kyuss_2.0, whole genome shotgun sequence genome:
catccatgtgtgagtaattcccccgctgtaggccgaaggggatggtagggattggatgagattggtcatgtaatagcataagattgttagggcatagtgcctagtgtccgtaattggtactttgatgatattgttgcaacttgttatgcttaatgcttgtcactagggcccgagtgccatgatctcagatctgaacatgttattgtttcatcaagataatcattgtttatggtcttacctataagttgtatacacatgtcgttgtccggaaccgatggccccgaagtgacagaaatcgggacaaccggagggaatggtagcgatgtgaggatcacatgtgttcacggagtgttaatgctttgctctggtactctattaaaaggagtaccttaatatccagtagtttcccttgaggcccggctgccaccggctggtaggacaaaagatgttgtgcaagtttctcattgcgagcacgtacgactataattggaacacatgcctattgattgctttgtacttggacaccgttttattattatctgcaaatgccctgctatgattgttacatgagtttctcccatccatgcaacgcccgtcatccgtccccgtgcctacagtattttaatcctactgtttactaaaatcactactgctgtctttgttactctgctgctgttatttcactactgctactgctataaaactgttactactgataaacccttgcgagcaagtctgtttccaggtgcagctgaattgacaactccgctgttaaggcttccaagtgttctttgtctccccttgtgtcgatttCTTATGTCATCATTGTTCAATTCCGAATCGACCAATATTACTGCTAATTTTGTCCTAAAATTTATCATGTGTTCCTAGCAAGTAGTAATCAGAATTAGCTTCTAAAATAAGAATAATAATAATACAATATTTAACGCATGATACCAAGTGAAATATACCTGGTAAAAAATGTCAGACAAAATATTTCCTGTCCAGTATTCCATGAAATTTAACATCCACAATCCACACGATGACCTGCAAGATTAGATGATACATATATTTTTAGCATATTCAATATAAACATTACGACGGGCTTaatacaaaaattagttgctagaaaAGGACAATTATCAGAGAAAAAAATTAACACTAAATGTTTCAAGGACCAACAAAAATCAACAAATCATGGATATAATAAAATGTCcatgaaataaataaaaaaaagaaCACCCGACCACACTACCTAATTCCCCATCCCTAATCTCTTTCTCCTCACAGTCACTCTCTCTCATGTCTCCATCCCACGTTTCTCCATCCTCAATTCCCCACCCTCGCGCGCCTCCTTCCTCCCGGCAAAGCCCCACACCGCTCACCCGCCCTCCCAATTCGCGGGCTGCCGGAGCCCAGGCCGACGGAGATGGCCGACCCCCTGCCACTGCGCCGCCGATGAGATTGGCCGACGCCGCGGCGCCATGCACCCCCCGCGCTCGCTAGCACCACGCAGTGCTCCTCCTGTAGCCACGCCGAAGGCCTAGGCGGAGGGAGGCAGCGAGGGTGGCCATTGAAGAGCATCCTCCCTCCCCACTCTGCCGGCATCGGGACCGGGCCCTCATGGTTCCCTCTGCCCGCGCCAGAATCGGCCGCCCATGGTTCCCCTCCGCCCGTGCTAGAACGGACCCCTCATGTTTCCCCTCCACCGGCACCATGACCGGCCCCATATGGTTCCCCTCCGCCGGTGCTAGCACCAGCTCCCCCATCGTTCCCCTCCGACACTGTCATCCTCCTCCCGACTCCGTAGGAACAAGTGACGCCGGCGAGGACGCTCCGCTCTGCGGGTTGGCTGTGTCACAAGCCTCCTCGAGCGGCCCAAGTGCGGCATGCTGTGTCGAAGTCCCTCCCCACCTCGCTCAGGACTGGTAATTTTGTGTACCCTATGTTCAGCTTGATTTATGATGTTGCTGTCAGTTAACATCTGCCTCTGCTGCAATTCTTTGTTCAGTTTCAGTAGTTAGACCATAGCTCATACAGATGACACATTTAAGAACTGGCAGTGGCACATGAGGTACATGTCATCTATTCTCGAAGCATATGTAAAGCGCTACATTTTATTTCTGTCAACAAGTAGATTAACCTCTAAACTACAGCACACACCTATTATATGACATATCAACCATAAAAGTCTATGGACCTGAATTTGAATTTTCAAGTTTAGGGGATGAAGCGACATATCTAGGAATTAAAAAACCTACGGTCTACTTCTGTCCTAATAGGTAGTACTACATATTATTATGAAAGGTTTTCATAAAAAATTGGTATGTGAAAACACTCTTCTATTTCCCATCTGATGCAAAAAGTGAGCTAGGAGGTGTACCCATCTGTCTGTAGGCTGCTCTTAATACACTCTTctatttttcattttttgatgttTACGTTTCTAGCTGTGGATTGATGGTACTGGAACACGAATTTAGAAGTATGCCTATTCAGATGTATTGTGTGCTACATCGATCTACTTTCCTCAATATATGCCGCTGGACAAATAGTATCCCGTGCAGTCTTCACTATTGGCTTAAGTATCATGGAAGGAGTGTTCTATTTTTTCCACACAGTTTATTGCACATTCAGATTTAACCTTTCAACATCTCTCAAGCTGAACTCGAGATAGCGCATGAACGTTTTATGGCCAATTCAGGATTGTTGACAAATAGGAGCTAACAATTTTTCGTGTAAATAGAAAACGAACCAATTTGCTCACTTTTGATTTAGTTGATTCACAAGGAAACCTCTGTATTCACTTTGCTTCATACAAATAAAAATGGTTAGTTATATTGGTTTCACTGCCATAATTCCATGGGATTGACTTTATCTTGCAAGTACCATTCACTTTCTCACTCGGATTAGCGGGCAATTAGGATTCATCATTTGCACATCGTTTTATTTGAATTGTCAATAGAGTAAATGGTTCAAATTGTCAGTTCAGTGCTTTGATTAGTATAAAATAATTTACACATAAGTTTCCTCAGCCAAGCTCATACCATTTGGTTGTTGAAAATAGTTGAAGCAAATCTGTGATGTGTTCTGTTGTGTTATCAGATTACTATTATATGACATATTGGTACAGCCATAAAAGTCTATGGACCTGAATTTGAATTTTCAAGTTTAGGGGCTGAAGCGACATATCTAGGAATTAAAAAATCTACGGTCTACTTCTGTCCTAATAGGTAGTACTACATATTATTATGAAAGGTTTTCATAAAAAATTGGTATGTGAAAACACTCTTCTATTTCCCATCTGATGCAAAAAGTGAGCTAGGAGGTGTACCCATCTGTCTGTAGGCTGCTCTTAATACACTCTTCTATTTTCCATTTTTTGATGTTTACGTCCTTCCATTTATCAGATCTTAGTTCCATGCACGTCGATGCATACGTGAAAACATTTTCCAGTCCTTGTAGCTGTTGCAAGAATAAATGACAAAGTATTAGCATCAGAAGTGAAGAATAACAGAAATAGTGTTATGAAAAGATGGCGCAGTGGGACTAATTGCTAACCATAGCAGCGAGATCTTTGCGGTGCATTCCACTGCCTAGTGAGTCGAGCACCTGGATACATCTTAATCTGGCATTTATAACTGCTACGTACCAATGAATGTCATCAATGTTTATTGGAATGAATATCTGAATAAAATTGTTCCGTTAGTTTAGGTCCCATATAGAGAAATATTCATCCTCGATTGAATTCATAGTAACATGTAGGAAACTGCTACTAACCATATCATGCTTCAAATAAGTTTTGACTCTTTTTAATACCCATGGTGGTGGGTCATCCCCTAGACAGCTACCAGTCTTTATCAACTTAGAGATGCATGCATTCTCTAAGAACACACTTCCACCTGACCTTACCTGTAGATGCTCTTTTCCACTTATGCAATGTATGTACGCGTTTATGATCTACAATATGAAGTGCACACATTGGTTATAGGAGATAATAGATACTCATATAAAAAATGCATCTGCTTGTCATAAAGCTATATATATGTACTTCATCGCCAATGAATTCTCCGGGAGTTAAAAGAGATAGTAATTGGGGCTTTTTTAGATATGCGTCTTCGATGCTGACTAAAATTCTTTTATCGCTTTTTTCGTTTCTGATCATTTCAATGACGGACCAATCATCGCCGGTGCAGGCATAATCTGTCATTATGGAAGTAATAACATTTATTAGTTAATAATGATGAAGGAAATAAATGTAGCAAAATCAGAGCATAGAAAGATTTGTTACATACCTTCTGGAGCCACCACGTAGTCTTGTGCCCTCTTAGGCTTGTTATGCCGTCGCATAGGTATTTGTATTTGCACGGGCGTTGACAACTTCTCCCCTTCGATGCAAGATGTTTGTGCTAATTCTGCGTTCTGAGCTGCCAACATGTGTTCACTTGTTTGGTTGTAGGTGAAATCCTGAGAACAAGAATACAAAGAATTATCCATATGCAGGATAGAATATATAATTAAAATTGTAACAATTTGTGGGAGATAGTTGGAAAAGAAAACACACCTTTTTCTCTATCTCATCTATGTCGGGTATTCCACTTGATTCCTCATCGCTTATTATCTGAAACCCACAATAATAATATATGCACTACTTATAAAAAGATCAAATATTGTACAGAAGAGTTAAAAAAACGCCTTGGTGTGATATTATTATAGTAAAAATTACATATTGATCTGTCCCGTCAGAATTTGAATAATAATGACATGTGAAAAGAAAACCTGCCTTTGTCGACTCAGGATGTGTATGCTCGGCTTTGGTTATCACCTCTTCAATCTGCATATTTTCGGTTTCATCCATAATGGCTTGTTCTGGTATTTTCTTTGTCGCCTCAGGGTTAATAACCTCATCTTTGGTTATCACGTGTTCAATCTGCATATTTTCTGGATGCTCATCCATAGCTCCATTGTCGATGTTTTCCTGAAAACCCAAACTTATATTACTTGTGGAGATGAAACCGTGAATAGGGTGCAATCACAGAGATATATAATTACCTTGTTGATAGCATGGACAGTGGTATCGAATCTGGGAGGAGATTGATCTGCAGAGGCCACCGGGGATGGTGGCGCAGACATGGAGGACGATGGTGGTTCACCAAAAGTCACGATGGGCAGATGCGTGCATACAGTGGAGAGGCTTGCGGAGGAGGAAGCCGGGGACGTAGAGGAGATGTGGGATGCGGCAGGGAGATCGTGAGGGAGGATGGAGGAGAGGTGAAAGGGAAACCGTATGGTGAAAATAACCCTTATCAACAAATCACGGGAAGGGTTTTTATACTGTGATGAGGCAGAAAATCCGAAATATCAGCCGTATTAGAATTGTTGTCAAAACTACCCATGCTAAGTTGCCGCATGAGATTTCTGCTATTAAGACACGGCATGCCAATCTCTGAAATTTTGGAATAGATGATTTGGCCGGCTAGCTAGCTTGCCGTGTTTGTCCTTTTTCTTCCTCTCTCACGTAACTATCTTGCCTTGATTGTATTTAAAGGAGAGAGAGATTTGTGGGATCTGTTGGGAGATAATCATGgaagtaccagattggttgggagAGGATCTATACTTTCCTAAACATCCATTACGACTACTTAATAATATTATGCTATTTTGATTTCTTTCCACAGAAAGGCCAATTCTGGACGGGGATTGCAATCAACCATCTATGTTGCTTTGCTGGAATTCCATGTATGGCTTGGTGGATTAATTCCATGTAAGTTCAGTCTTTTTAGTTTACATGAACATGTAATATTATTGCCCTGCATCTTTCAGTATGAGTTAGATCTTGTGGCATCAAGTTAGTAGTGTTATACCTTAAGCACCAAAGCTTTTGTGGCCCAGAATTGTCAAAATACATGAGAGTTCATACTTTCATAAGACGGCGACaaagacgaagcacatgttctgaaATAAATCAAAATAGCAGAATGCATGTGGCTAACATTAATGTCCAATGATAATTTCAGAACATGCTGCTGCATACAACTACGACACTCAGGAAAGAACGAAAAAATTATCTTTGATTgaacaaaaaaaaattacaagGATGCCCAAATCCTATAAATCAGCTTCAAAGTGTTAATCTCGAATCTTCTCTCAAACAACCACATCGGAGAGGAAAGAACTCTACAGTTGTTCTAAGCTTGCAATGTTTGCATAAATGTAGGCATGTGTCTTCTACCCGTGTTCTGGTGCCCATCATGTTTGGCAAGAGCATGACCTGCTTACACATGAACAAGTTGGAGGGGATTAGTTGACTATAAGCAGAATATACACAGAGAAACACAAAGTAATACAATACAGGATAACCAAAGGTCTATGTTTATTGACCAGCAAAGGATCAATTTATGTGTGCCGCTTGAGGTTAATTAATAATTGTATTGTTATCATCTGTTAAACACAAATTTTTTAGTTTTACAAGGTATGTCTATTGGCTGAATTATTACACCCCTTTATACATATTATAGATTACATGTGGTCAAATCTGACATTTACATTCAGTTTTATTAATTAACTACCAAAAATCACACGTACAAATCCAAGTCTAAGTATCTAGTGTTCGATCATCTTGTACTTTCTTTGGCTAGCTTGTATTATTTCACGCTTTCCATTTCAAAGAAGTTTCTGAGAAGGGCAAAAAAGATATGTTGTATTCTTTTTTGCTTGACTGCCCGCACAGAGAAACATATACGCAACAGAATAATTTTAAAAACAGAGACTACAACAATATCTAGCTGTTTGTTCAACAATGGGATATAAAATGGTTTGACAGGAGAACTCTACAAAAAAAAAAGTGGGCACACATGGGCGCAAGCCTGCACTTTGTGGAAAACAATTAAGCTTTACCATCATTCAACAACAATCATCCACAAGTATACCATCGGAAAGGAAATAGGCTCCAAATTAGAGTTTTTGGTTTGCTGCCTGAAACAGATTAAAGCGAATATTTTACTGGCACATTTCTTTCTAGCACCATTAGAAAGTTGAACAAGTCTCTGACCATTAGTGTAGTAGTGTAGTGACATGCCAGAAAAGAATCTATCAGCTACAATACAATAAGAGCGATACACCTGTAGAAAATTGAAATTCAATAGGAATAAGGAACCCTTACTGTGAAGTGATTGACTGAATTCTGAAACTTCGAATTATATTTATAAGAAAAAATGATAAATAATTGAACAGGCAGGCTGGCCGGACCATCTTGATTCTGGTATGGGTACAGTCGGCCAAGAAATATGTGCCAGAATGAAGTATTATCGTGACGATCATGACCTGCAATCAGATTTTCTTTTGTTAGCATCAAAAGTAGCTACATAGGTACAGCAACATAAATTCAAAACTACCAGAGAGGAACGCACATTGGCTCACCCCTCCAAAACATCTGTATAGACAATGTTTTTGGTGCTTTTCCCGGATTTATCAATGTCCTTGTTCGGCTTGGCCAAAATTCGTGTAGTTTTTCTGGACACTCCCCTTGACAATGCAACATATAGCTGGCCATGTGAGAATACAGGCTCGGGAAGGTAAATACCAACGTTTGGTATGGTCTGACCCTGTGCTTTGTTAATGGTCATTGCAAAACTCAGTCGGATGGGAAACTGTTTTCTCTTAAGTTTGAAGGGTAGTGAGATGTCCTCTGAGGGCGACATAGGGATCCTAGGTATGAACACCCTCTTTCCAGCATGCTGACCACCAACAATCTCCGCATCGATTGCATTATCCTGAAAGGCTCTGATCATGAGTCGTGTTCCATTGCATAGCCCATTATGAGGGTCTAGGTTCCGTAGCAGAATGACCGGGCAATTGACCTTTACCTTCAAGGTATGGGGGGGGCAAGCCATTTGGTGTTATCGAGTTTAGAAAGTCAATTGTGTAATTATTCTGCAAGTCATCTTCGATTGAGTCGAAGCTATGGTATACCTTTTCCTCGCCTGGAAACCTGGAGATCATTTTGTCATTGAGGTTATCCACATGCTCGTTCTTGGTTGAAAGAATTGCACGTGTGCTCATGTACTCTCTTGACGTAGCATTGGCATGTAGTGATGGGAAGACATCATCGATGAGTTTATTAATTGCTTTCCCATCCTCGGTATAGCTGATCACAATGTCGTCTGGGAGACGCACATAGTCGTCGCCAATAGTATCTTCTGTTCCATTGCCGATCCTTAGGAGGTATTCAGAGAACCAAGGGTCAGCTTGTGCACGCATATTGCGCGTGAGGCGAATCTTACGAATATTCTCCCATATATAGGATCTTAGCAGTGTAGCATCAGTGATCTGAGCTCTTGTCCCTCGTGTCACAACAGGAAGGACCTGTCTGAAATCCCCACCAAAGACGACAACCTTCCCCCCAAACGGCAAAGAGCATCCCATTATATCCTGAAGTGATCTATCAAGCGTCTCAACTGCTTGACGCTTTGTCATAGCGACTTCGTCCCAAATAATCAAGGACGCTTGTTTAAGCAGCTCTGCTGTACCACTCTGCTTTGTGAAACCACACATGCTGTAGTCAGTGAGCTTGATTGGAATTTTAAACCTGGAGTGTGCAGTCCGACCTCCAGGCATTATTGACGCTGCAATACCTGATGTAGCGGTTGCGATTGCTATTAGGCCCATGTGACGCACCTTCGCAAGCAACGCCTTGTATAAATACGTCTTCCCTGTGCCTCCTGGACCATCAACAAAGAATGTCTGACTTTTTTGGTTCGTCACATGATCCATTATGTCATTGAAACCAGCTAGCTGCTCACTGTTCAAACAGTCAATTAGATCCAGATGTTCTTGGTCCGCGGTGACTTGTCTTTCCTCGTATACCTCTCTATAATCAGCCTCATAAGAGCCATCTGTCTCAACCAGATCTGGAAGTCTGTAGCTTCTAATATCCTTACCCATAGATTGCACCAGATCCCTGATATCTCTGAGGACCATCTGCTCAAGTGCCGCCTCATTAGGTTGATCGCGGCGATAGTCCTCAGACATCGATGGTAGATGTTTATCCCACAATTTTCTGATTTCTGCTGCCTCGCAGAAAACCAGTATAGTTGCGAACAACCGCCTAAGAGCATAAGGCATCTGAAATGTGGCTGCCTCCGTCATGCAGTCATCAATGGATTTGTCGTGCTCAATGAGGCCTAATTGCTCACATGCCTCTCTGTAGGAACCACATAGCCGGCCATTCACAGTTTTTAAGTCATCAAAGGAAGTGGCACCTCGGACATGACTTAGGAGCACCCGCAAGTAGTACCTCTCTCCTTCAGCCGGGTGTGCATACACCAATCGTCCGATCTGTGATCTCTTATTTTTTCTCTTCTGCCACTTCTTATCTCCGGCAATCCACCTATAGTGTTCTGGAAACTCTCTATACAACCATTTCCGCGCCTCTGCATATTTATGGTTCATATCAAAGTACTCGGTAAGCATGGATTTAGAAGATGATGGTTTAGCAACAACATCTTCCAGATTATCACACGCTTTCCAGGCAACAGAATGCATGTTGGGAAGATGAAGCTGGAGCTGCAGAACAGAAGGACTAACACCAAACATGTGAAAA
Coding sequences within it:
- the LOC139838517 gene encoding uncharacterized protein codes for the protein MYIKIETMRLDWYSKPSNQKTIRADLYQGLVDTIDAGEARGDRIGKRIVLPRTFPGGDRDMQRRFLDAMAIVQRWGKPDYFITMTCNPYWEEITENLLPGQLPQDRPDLVARVYKAKQRDMMNLLTKGKHFGAVAAYVHVTEFQKRGLPHEHILLIMKSDSKLKTPDDYDRVISAEIPDKDKFPVLHDLVVKHMLHGPCGVLKKNCPCMIDGQCRFHYPRQFCSQTQQGKDSYPIYRRRKDGCVVKIRGAELDNRWVVPYNPFLLMRYNCHINVEACSSIKAVKYLFKYIYKGHDKASFAFEKEVINDGGIINEIRQYRDARYVSPPEAIYRIFCFHMFGVSPSVLQLQLHLPNMHSVAWKACDNLEDVVAKPSSSKSMLTEYFDMNHKYAEARKWLYREFPEHYRWIAGDKKWQKRKNKRSQIGRLVYAHPAEGERYYLRVLLSHVRGATSFDDLKTVNGRLCGSYREACEQLGLIEHDKSIDDCMTEAATFQMPYALRRLFATILVFCEAAEIRKLWDKHLPSMSEDYRRDQPNEAALEQMVLRDIRDLVQSMGKDIRSYRLPDLVETDGSYEADYREVYEERQVTADQEHLDLIDCLNSEQLAGFNDIMDHVTNQKSQTFFVDGPGGTGKTYLYKALLAKVRHMGLIAIATATSGIAASIMPGGRTAHSRFKIPIKLTDYSMCGFTKQSGTAELLKQASLIIWDEVAMTKRQAVETLDRSLQDIMGCSLPFGGKVVVFGGDFRQVLPVVTRGTRAQITDATLLRSYIWENIRKIRLTRNMRAQADPWFSEYLLRIGNGTEDTIGDDYVRLPDDIVISYTEDGKAINKLIDDVFPSLHANATSREYMSTRAILSTKNEHVDNLNDKMISRFPGEEKVYHSFDSIEDDLQNNYTIDFLNSITPNGLPPPYLEGKGQLPGHSATEPRPS